A stretch of DNA from Dokdonia sp. PRO95:
AGTAATACTTAGACTTTCCTAGGTAGGCTTTTATAATGTCATTCCACTCTTTGCTTATGCGCGCTGCGGTGGTGTATGGAATATTGTATAATGCTTCGTAGTTTGTGTATCCCGTTTTAAGAAGCTCTTCTAGATAAAACAGTGTAGCATTTACATCCCCTTCCCTTGCACTCAATGATATGGATTGAATAAATGCATCCTGATTATTAGGGTTTACTAGTGACCTCAATACGTTTGCAAATAGCAATTGCTCAATCTTAGTATCCTTACGCTTTAATATTTTATACTGTAATTCAACCTCAGATTGTACAAATCTCTTTAAACGCATAGCCGACTTGCGTTTTATCATAGCATTATCTGTGCTGTCTATTTGCATATCAAGTTCGTCCATCTGGTAACTCCACCACCCTAAGTTATTAAAGTAACTATTACTCATATCCTCTCGGATATTATATTGAAACTCCTCTGCCATGAGATCTTCACCGTAGCTGAACATAGCGTATATATCACGATCTGATCTATAATTCTTAAGTCGCTTGATGTTATCTAAAAGCTCTTTCTGCTCGTCGATGTCAAGGCGCTTTTTATATTTGTCTTTAAGTGTTGATACAAAATCAAAAGCATTAAGACCATCTTGCTTTCGGTACATTGTTTTCCCAAAGGCTACATCACTATTATAATAAGATTGGAGCTTCTGGTCACTCGTAGTTTCATCTATCAAAATAGCCGTAAGAGCCTCTGCTATATATCCTGCGCTAGGCCAGTCTACACCATCATAGGTGTGATAACTCACCAGATTTTTTCTCAGACCATAATTACGACTGTAAGATCTTAACTTGTAATACTGACTGCCCTCATCTGGAGAAAGCAAGGCTATTTTAAGATTCTCATTACTACGAAGACTTTTTTTATCTAAAAATGCATTTCCTATTGCTATGACTCCATAAATAGATGTATCTGCCTGTGCTTGTGATGTTACAATGACACCATCTTTTCCATATCCAGAGAGGATAATTTTATCCTTATCAATTGCGTATGCTTGAGATAGCTTTTCTATAAATTCTTTACTCTGGTTTATAGCTATCGAGAGGGTATCACTTAGTCTGTAATTTGGGCTAGCTATTATACTCTCTGTTAATCCTGCACCTATAGAAAACTGCTGTACCGCACTTGACCCGCGACCTAGCTCATCATAAATTACCACAACCGGATAGTTGACGGCTTCCTTATAATCTGCTGGTAGATATAAAGAATAGTTATCTGTCGAATTATCAAAGGTTACTTGTGGAATAACTACCCCTTTTACAGGTGTTGATTGTGCAACTGCAAGTGATGAAATAAACAAGAAAATGTAAAAGTACCGCATAGCGTTTTTTTGATGAATCTAGCAGGTATCAAAAACCGTGCACAAATAAAGGTAGTACAAAAAACAATATTTTTCAGGCACTGATTGTGCAAAATTTATTTCTGTATTTTTAAAGAACAAAACCAATCCAAATGAAATATAGAATTCTAGTTGTAAGTTTTTTAGTACTCGCTTTCGCGAAAGCGTTATCACCTCAACTACACGCACAAGAGTACTTTACAGGAAAGTACGCACCTTTTGACGTTGCAATCCCTTCTCCAGCACAATTTCTAGGTTATGAGATTGGTGAACAACATACACGTCACGATCAAATAGTATCCTATTTTCAAAAACTAGCCGAATTATCACCGAGAGCAACCTTAAGTGAATACGGAAGAACTCACGAAAACCGCAAACTTGTGATGCTTACCGTATCGAGCATTAACAATCAAGAGATATTACCTACGCTTAAAAACCAACACCTCGCCTTTGTAGACACCAAGCAACGCGCGACCAATTATGATGATATTCCTGTTTTTATACAACTTGGCTATAATGTACATGGCAATGAGCCATCCAGCTCTGAGGCGGCATTGCTCACGGCATACACGCTCGTGGCATCACAACATCCAGAAATAGAAAAATATAGAGAAAACAGTATCATATTTATAGACCCTACCATAAATCCAGATGGCCGTGATCGTCACACGCAGTGGGCAAATAGTTATAAAGGCTCACCACTAGTTTCTGATAATATAGATGCAGAGCATACAGAAATGTGGCCACGCGGACGTACTAACCACTACTGGTTTGACTTAAACCGTGATTGGCTACTTGCCGTAAATCCAGAAAGCCGCGGAAAATTAGATTGGTATCACGAGTGGTATCCTAATGTAGTTACAGATTTTCACGAGATGGGTACAAACAGTAGTCACTTTTTCGAGCCTATGCTCCCCATTGGCAGTATGGATCCTATTATGCCTAAAGAAAACTACGAAGACCTCAACAATCTTTTTGCTCCTTACTTTTCAAGTGCGCTGGATGAGATAGGTAGTTTTTATTTTACAAAGGAATCTTTTGACGGCACCTACCCCGGTTATGGATCGTCATATCCGGATCTTCAGGGAGCACTAGCACTTCTTTTTGAACAAGCAAGTAGTCGCGGGCATCTTCAGGACACAGATTTCGGAACTATAAGTTTTCCTTTTACCATTAGAAATCAGTACACCTCCGGGATGGCTACTGTAAAGGCTGCTGTGGAGAATAAAGGTACTTTACGTAAGTACCAGCAAGATTTTTTTAAGTCCGCTTTCGCGAAAGCAAAAACAGATCAAGCAGCCGCTTATGAATTTGGAGATCCTTATGACGCAAACAGAACAAAAGCTTTTATAGACAAACTTCTCAAACATCGCATCAAGTTATATGACAAAGGAGATGGTCGCTATGTAGTCCCTACGCAACAAGCGCAAAAAAGAATGGTGCAGTCCTTCTTTGAAACCTATAAGAAATACAGAGACAGTGTTTACTATGATGCAAGCGCTTGGTCTGTGGGTAATTTTTACAATATGCGTTACAAAGGATTGTCTAGCACACCGAACTTGGGTAACGAAGTTACGTCTACAGATGAGCTCACTAAGGTTCAAATGGTAATAAAAACAGATTATGCATACCTCATCGATTATGATGATTATAATGCGCCTGCTTTGCTTGCTTATTTACAGCGTGAAGGTCTGACGATGGCGACGGCGTTCAAACCTTTTACTGCAAAAACAACGAGCGGTAATCATGATTTCAACTACGGAACACTAATGCTGCCTGTAAGTCGTCAAGAAAAAACTCCAGAAGAAGTGTATCGTATTATTACATCTGGACAACAGAAATTCCAAGTGCCAATCTATGCGGCAAATACCGGTTTTAGCATCAAAGGAATTGACTTAGGAAGTCAGAATTTCCGAAAAGTGGATACTCCAAAAGCGCTTATGATTATAGGAGATGGGACAAGCTCGTACGAAGCTGGCGAAATATGGCATTTACTTGATACGCGTGTACATATGCCTATTACAAAAGTGATGAGCAACAACCTTAACAGAGTAGATTTGAGCAAATACAACACTGTAGTAATGGTTTCTGGAAGCTATGGAAATTTATCTAAGCGATTTCAAGAAAATCTCACTTCATGGGTTTCACAAGGAAACACCTTAATTACTTCTGGAACTGCAAGTAGCTGGGCTATCAAATCAAAAATAGCCTCTGGAACGCTCACAAAAGAAAACAAGAAAGACTCTACAAAAACTATGGAGCGCGAGCCTTATGTGAATCAAAGACCTAATCGAGGAAAAGAGCGCCTAGGTGGAGCTATTTTTGAGGTAGACTTAGATCTTACCCACCCACTAGCTTTTGGATACAGGTATGACAAGCTGCCTGTATATAAAAATAATAATGTCTGGTTGCAGCCTAGTAAAAATGAGTATAACACTGTTGCTCAATATTCGGCGGCGCCACATATAGATGGTTATATTTCTGAGAAGAATCTCAACACCTTTATGAAAAAGAGTGCATCTCTTGTGGTCTCTCGTAAAGGACGAGGACGCGTCGTGATGTTTGCAGATAACCCTAACTTTAGAGGAAGTTGGTATGGAACTAACAAACTATTTTTAAACGCAATCTTTTTCGGAAGTTTGATTAATTAAAAGCTAGCGCATCTCTTATTATGAAATGGGTTTGTTGTGCTTTCGCGCAAGCGGAATGTTAAAAATCACAATATGTTGCTGTAAGAAACGTTAAGTTAAGATAACTCTTACAAAAAATTAATATTCTCACACGCAACCTTTTACATAAATTTGCATCTATAGATTATAACTAACATTATCCCAAGATGCAAGTAGAAATAAAAAACAAACCTATTCTCATTGTTTCAATAATCGTTCTCTCATTATGTGCGTTGTTTTTCTTCTTTCTTTAAGAACTTAAAATAACTACCTAATTAAAATAAAAAAGCCCAATACTCTTTCGAGTATTGGGCTTTTTTGTTGCTAGCTGTGAGTACTTATGATCTCACTAGTTTTTTATACTTAATACGCTTAGGCATTAGATCTCCACCTAACCTCTTCTTCTTATTCTCTTCATATTCAGAGAATCCTCCCTCAAAGAAATATACCTGGCTATCTCCCTCAAACGCAAGAATGTGTGTACAGATACGATCTAAGAACCAACGGTCGTGACTAATTACTACGGCACATCCTGCAAAGTTCTCTAGTCCTTCTTCTAGCGCTCTTAATGTGTTTACATCAAGGTCGTTTGTAGGCTCATCCAGTAACAGTACATTTCCTTCTTCTCTTAGTGTCATAGCAAGGTGCAAACGGTTGCGCTCACCACCAGATAGTGTTGCCACTTTCTTATTTTGCTCACTTCCTGAGAAGTTAAATCTACTTAAATATGCTCTAGAATTTACTTCCTTCCCTCCCATCATGACAAGCTCTTGCTCGTCTGAGAAGTTCTGCCAGATGGTTTTATCTGGATCTATATTACTGTGACTCTGATCTACATATGCGATTTGAGCAGTATCTCCTACGGTAAAGTTTCCTTTATCTGGAGCTTCCTCACCCATAATCATCTTAAAGATAGTAGTCTTACCAGCTCCGTTAGGTCCTATCACTCCTACAATACCTGCTTGTGGTAAGTTAAAGTTTAAATCTTCATACAGTAATTTATCACCAAAAGCCTTACTTACTCCTGATGCCTCAATAACGTTAGTACCAAGACGTGGCCCGTTAGGTATATAGATTTCTACCTTTTCATCTACTTGCTTCTGGTCTTGACTCATCATCTTGTCATAGTTCTGTAGACGAGCTTTTTGTTTAGTCTGGCGACCTTTTGCTCCTTGACGTACCCACTCCAGCTCGCGCTCTAATGTTTTTTGACGTTTTGAAGCTGTTTTATGCTCTTGCGCCATGCGCTTAGATTTTTGATCTAACCAAGAAGAGTAGTTTCCTTTCCAAGGAATTCCCTCACCTCTATCTAGCTCAAGAATCCATCCTGCTACATTATCAAGGAAGTAACGGTCGTGCGTTACGGCAATCACCGTTCCTTTGTATTGCGCTAGGTGGTGCTCTAACCAGTGCACAGATTCTGCATCAAGGTGGTTAGTAGGTTCATCTAGTAATAACACGTCTGGCTCTTGTAATAACAATCTACATAATGCCACACGACGCTTTTCTCCACCAGAGAGCACACCTACTTTTTGATCTGCCGGAGGTGTACGTAGCGCATCCATCGCGATCTCTAGTTTTGTATCTAGCTCCCATGCTCCACGTGCATCTATCTCATCTTGTAAGACAGCCTGGCGAGCCATAAGCTTATCCATCTTATCTGCATCTGAGTATACCTCTTCTAGACCAAATGAATCATTAATCTTATTGTATTCATCAAGAATAGCAACCGTTTCGGCAGCTCCTTCTTTTACAATCTCAATTACGGTTTTTTCTGGATCTAGCTTAGGCTCTTGCTCAAGATACCCTACAGAAAATTCTTTATCTGAAGTTACATCACCTTGAAAGTTTGTATCTAATCCTGCGATGATTTTCATCAAGGTAGATTTACCAGAACCGTTAAGACCTAAGATTCCTATTTTTGCTCCGTAAAAGAAGCTTAGGTATATCTTTTTAAGTACAGGTGTCTGTGCTCCAGGAAACGTCTTTGAAACGCCCTGCATTGAAAAAATGATCTTTTTATCGTCGCTCATAATTTGGCTTTTGGCTCTAAGCTGTATGCTTTAAGCTAGTTGTTTTATTGTTAGTACGCTTTCGCGAAAGCGCACTAGGTATCATATCCTTTGTTGTAAAATAGGATTTTACGATGCAAAGGTAATTAGTTACTCAATCATCCCTTAGTATTAATTGGAATATTATGCTGTGTTAATTGTGTGAGCATTTCTGGGATATCTGCAGGCTCTAAGAATAAGTTCTTTATTTTCTTATTCTTCAACCTTAAAATCAGAGATCTATGTCCTGTAAAGGCTGTTTTATCTTGAACGTAAGCAATTTCTGAAAGGCTAATCTCTTTCTGCCATGAAACGCGAAAAATACTTGAAACACTCAATATTAAAAGTACGCCACCTAAAGACCCTGTTATAATAGTAAGTATATCAACATCAGTATTATTGAAACGTTTGTAAGCATATATTAAAAGAAATAACGAAGTAGATAAAGTACTAAAGAGCAATAATTCATCCATGCGCTTATCATTAATTGATATGCTTTCCTCTGTGAGCTTTATATTTTCTAATGTATTTGCCATAAGTAGTTTAAAGCACTAATTTACAAATCTCCTTCTAAAACTGCACGCATCGCTTTTGCTTTAAGCAAGCATTCTTCATACTCACTATCTGGGTCTGAGCCAGCAGTGATGGCTCCACCTACGGAGTATGAGATATATTCATTTTCTGCATTGTATAAAATACTACGTATTACGACATTAAAATCAAAATCGCCATCTGGCGTAAAGTAACCTACAGCGCCGCTATACAAGCCACGTTTTGACTCCTCTAGTGACTCAATAATTTGCATTGCTCGTAACTTTGGAGCTCCGGTCATGCTTCCCATTGGGAAGGTACTACGTATCACGTCTACCGGTGAGATCCCTAATCCTAGTTCTGAAGTTACGGTAGAGATCATTTGGTGCACCTGCTTAAATGGGTATACCTCACACAACTCCTCTACTACAACAGATCCTCTGCGGGCTGTGCGAGACAAGTCATTGCGCACCAGGTCTACAATCATTATGTTTTCTGAGCGTTCCTTTGAGTTTTGTTGTAACGCTTTCGCGAAAGCGGTATCCTCCTTTTCATCTACCCCACGTTTTGCTGTTCCTTTTATGGGCTGCGTGACAATCTTACTCCCTATTTTCTTAATATATCGCTCCGGAGATGCCGAAAGTAAGAACTGATCCTCAAGCTTGAGATAGGTGCCAAAAGGTGGCGAACTAATAGCATTAAGGCGTTTATAGATTTCTAATGGGTTTATAGTTCCCAGCGCATAAAACTCTTGGCACAGATTTGCTTCATAAATATCTCCCCGATAAATATGTTCTAACATGCTGCGCACTTTTTCCTTGTACGCTTCTTTATGGATCTTAAGTTTTATGGATAATGGCTGTGCTTTAAATTCGATTTCAGAAGACTGAGTTGCCAGTATCTCCTCGTAATCATCCTCCATCTCATCATCTACCATCCCTAGATATAACATCTCCAGTGTGTCTCCTTTGAGTAAGAACAATTTTTTAGGTTGGAAAAAATGTAGGTCGGCAAAGTCTAGCTTGTCGCTATTTTTTGAAGTAAGACGCTCTGTATCATTCTTAAGATCATAGCTTAAATAACCAAAAATCCAATCCTTAATTGTACTTTGATATTCCTCCAACTGGTCA
This window harbors:
- a CDS encoding M14 family zinc carboxypeptidase encodes the protein MKYRILVVSFLVLAFAKALSPQLHAQEYFTGKYAPFDVAIPSPAQFLGYEIGEQHTRHDQIVSYFQKLAELSPRATLSEYGRTHENRKLVMLTVSSINNQEILPTLKNQHLAFVDTKQRATNYDDIPVFIQLGYNVHGNEPSSSEAALLTAYTLVASQHPEIEKYRENSIIFIDPTINPDGRDRHTQWANSYKGSPLVSDNIDAEHTEMWPRGRTNHYWFDLNRDWLLAVNPESRGKLDWYHEWYPNVVTDFHEMGTNSSHFFEPMLPIGSMDPIMPKENYEDLNNLFAPYFSSALDEIGSFYFTKESFDGTYPGYGSSYPDLQGALALLFEQASSRGHLQDTDFGTISFPFTIRNQYTSGMATVKAAVENKGTLRKYQQDFFKSAFAKAKTDQAAAYEFGDPYDANRTKAFIDKLLKHRIKLYDKGDGRYVVPTQQAQKRMVQSFFETYKKYRDSVYYDASAWSVGNFYNMRYKGLSSTPNLGNEVTSTDELTKVQMVIKTDYAYLIDYDDYNAPALLAYLQREGLTMATAFKPFTAKTTSGNHDFNYGTLMLPVSRQEKTPEEVYRIITSGQQKFQVPIYAANTGFSIKGIDLGSQNFRKVDTPKALMIIGDGTSSYEAGEIWHLLDTRVHMPITKVMSNNLNRVDLSKYNTVVMVSGSYGNLSKRFQENLTSWVSQGNTLITSGTASSWAIKSKIASGTLTKENKKDSTKTMEREPYVNQRPNRGKERLGGAIFEVDLDLTHPLAFGYRYDKLPVYKNNNVWLQPSKNEYNTVAQYSAAPHIDGYISEKNLNTFMKKSASLVVSRKGRGRVVMFADNPNFRGSWYGTNKLFLNAIFFGSLIN
- the pabB gene encoding aminodeoxychorismate synthase component I; its protein translation is MNRTSKIISISDITTLKEQLLSWSQQYEEVIWLDSNSYERQNYPEYEAILAVDAFTSLKTDYQGAFDQLEEYQSTIKDWIFGYLSYDLKNDTERLTSKNSDKLDFADLHFFQPKKLFLLKGDTLEMLYLGMVDDEMEDDYEEILATQSSEIEFKAQPLSIKLKIHKEAYKEKVRSMLEHIYRGDIYEANLCQEFYALGTINPLEIYKRLNAISSPPFGTYLKLEDQFLLSASPERYIKKIGSKIVTQPIKGTAKRGVDEKEDTAFAKALQQNSKERSENIMIVDLVRNDLSRTARRGSVVVEELCEVYPFKQVHQMISTVTSELGLGISPVDVIRSTFPMGSMTGAPKLRAMQIIESLEESKRGLYSGAVGYFTPDGDFDFNVVIRSILYNAENEYISYSVGGAITAGSDPDSEYEECLLKAKAMRAVLEGDL
- the ettA gene encoding energy-dependent translational throttle protein EttA, whose translation is MSDDKKIIFSMQGVSKTFPGAQTPVLKKIYLSFFYGAKIGILGLNGSGKSTLMKIIAGLDTNFQGDVTSDKEFSVGYLEQEPKLDPEKTVIEIVKEGAAETVAILDEYNKINDSFGLEEVYSDADKMDKLMARQAVLQDEIDARGAWELDTKLEIAMDALRTPPADQKVGVLSGGEKRRVALCRLLLQEPDVLLLDEPTNHLDAESVHWLEHHLAQYKGTVIAVTHDRYFLDNVAGWILELDRGEGIPWKGNYSSWLDQKSKRMAQEHKTASKRQKTLERELEWVRQGAKGRQTKQKARLQNYDKMMSQDQKQVDEKVEIYIPNGPRLGTNVIEASGVSKAFGDKLLYEDLNFNLPQAGIVGVIGPNGAGKTTIFKMIMGEEAPDKGNFTVGDTAQIAYVDQSHSNIDPDKTIWQNFSDEQELVMMGGKEVNSRAYLSRFNFSGSEQNKKVATLSGGERNRLHLAMTLREEGNVLLLDEPTNDLDVNTLRALEEGLENFAGCAVVISHDRWFLDRICTHILAFEGDSQVYFFEGGFSEYEENKKKRLGGDLMPKRIKYKKLVRS